A single genomic interval of Arthrobacter sp. NicSoilB8 harbors:
- a CDS encoding ribonuclease HI family protein, translating to MTITAAADGSALGNPGPAGWAWYVNDDCWRAGGWPHGTNNQGELMAVLDLFRATAHVPGEDLLILCDSQYVINAVTKWMPGWKRKGWRKADGKPVLNVDLLKEIDRELVGRKYTFEWVRGHAGHDLNEAADDRARAAATAYQQGVAVRQGPGFGTPAGTPAPAARADSTTPRSAPASPQAAPPTSARPAGTTTPPDRQAARHTAPQAAPAPSGQQDLFDAPGRHDETSRYDATGRYGAPSLFDEPDLFSELEAEQAAAAAGAHASPESVVESLERELLRPETRADLGRTGVLLHPDFTEIGSSGRMWTRDAMMMALEDNPGGPTELELLGADRLGEKTLLLTYRSRTREGSALRSSLWVLDGAQWRLRFHQGTPEA from the coding sequence GTGACGATTACAGCAGCGGCCGACGGTTCGGCCTTAGGAAATCCCGGCCCGGCCGGCTGGGCCTGGTACGTGAATGACGACTGCTGGCGGGCCGGCGGGTGGCCCCACGGCACGAACAACCAGGGCGAACTGATGGCGGTGCTGGACTTGTTCCGGGCCACGGCCCACGTGCCGGGGGAAGACCTGCTGATCCTCTGCGACAGCCAGTACGTCATCAACGCCGTGACCAAGTGGATGCCCGGCTGGAAGCGCAAAGGCTGGCGCAAGGCCGATGGCAAGCCGGTGCTGAACGTGGACCTCCTCAAGGAAATCGACCGGGAGCTTGTGGGCCGCAAGTACACCTTCGAATGGGTGCGGGGCCATGCAGGTCACGATCTCAACGAGGCGGCGGATGACCGCGCCCGGGCGGCAGCCACGGCATACCAGCAGGGCGTTGCCGTCCGGCAGGGGCCCGGGTTCGGTACCCCGGCGGGAACGCCCGCACCGGCAGCCCGGGCAGACTCCACGACACCCCGGAGCGCGCCGGCAAGTCCGCAGGCGGCCCCGCCGACGTCGGCACGGCCAGCGGGCACCACGACGCCGCCAGACCGGCAGGCGGCCCGGCACACGGCACCGCAGGCCGCGCCTGCCCCCTCCGGCCAGCAGGACCTGTTCGACGCACCCGGCCGCCACGACGAAACCAGCCGTTACGACGCAACCGGCCGTTACGGCGCACCCAGCCTCTTTGACGAACCGGACCTTTTCAGCGAACTCGAAGCGGAACAGGCCGCAGCCGCGGCCGGGGCGCACGCCAGCCCCGAAAGCGTCGTCGAGTCCCTCGAACGTGAACTGCTCCGCCCGGAAACCCGGGCGGACCTGGGACGCACCGGCGTCCTGCTCCACCCGGACTTCACCGAGATCGGCAGCTCCGGCAGGATGTGGACACGCGACGCCATGATGATGGCCCTGGAGGACAACCCGGGCGGACCCACCGAGCTGGAGCTCCTGGGGGCGGACCGGCTGGGCGAGAAGACCCTGCTCCTGACCTACCGCAGCCGCACGCGCGAGGGATCAGCCCTGCGCAGCTCCCTGTGGGTCCTCGACGGCGCGCAGTGGCGGCTGCGCTTCCATCAGGGCACCCCCGAGGCCTAA
- a CDS encoding WXG100 family type VII secretion target: MSIISVDTELLQLKSANVQATVERISADVHAMKRGLDELQGSWRGSAATNFQSLVAEWTLTQGRVEASLASINLALNSAAATYAQAELGNAQRFM; this comes from the coding sequence ATGAGCATCATCTCCGTCGACACGGAACTCCTTCAGCTGAAATCGGCCAATGTGCAGGCCACGGTGGAGCGGATCAGCGCGGACGTCCACGCCATGAAGCGCGGGCTGGACGAGCTCCAGGGCAGCTGGCGCGGCTCCGCGGCGACAAATTTCCAAAGCCTGGTCGCTGAGTGGACGCTGACCCAGGGCCGGGTCGAGGCCTCCCTGGCGTCCATCAACCTCGCGCTGAATTCTGCGGCGGCCACCTACGCCCAGGCAGAGCTGGGCAACGCGCAGCGCTTCATGTGA